In a single window of the Pyxidicoccus xibeiensis genome:
- the nadB gene encoding L-aspartate oxidase → MPHRFDFLVLGSGVAGLSFALQAARHGTVAVLAKRERGESNTAYAQGGIASVLAPTDSFDAHIEDTLVAGAGLCHRDAVEVTVKEGPGRVRELVDLGADFNRHVSGEFDLTREGGHSARRIIHSGDITGREVQRALLAACDASPNITFFPHTAAIDLILDRRMPNPASSRCLGVYALLDTGDIERFLAKVTVLATGGAGKVYLYTSNPDVATGDGVAMAYRAGAKVANMEFYQFHPTCLYHPEAKSFLISEALRGEGGKLRLKGGATFMERYHPLGALAPRDVVARAIDAELKRTGDECVYLDMTHLGRAFLTERFPNIYATCKAFNIDMAVQPIPVVPAAHYMCGGVVTDLDGRTSVPGLYAIGEVACTGLHGANRLASNSLLEGLVFGHRAVKAATDELPGQSARREDPPAWDAGHAVESDESVVVTHNWDEIRRLMWNYVGIVRTDKRLMRARRRLELLREEIRDYYWRFKVTRDVIELRNIAEVAYLIVDCASRRKESRGLHFTLDYPHGDDHHWLRDTVLSREL, encoded by the coding sequence CAGGCGGCCCGGCATGGCACGGTGGCCGTCCTCGCGAAGCGCGAGCGCGGCGAGAGCAATACCGCCTATGCCCAGGGCGGTATCGCCAGCGTGCTGGCCCCCACGGACTCGTTCGACGCCCACATCGAGGACACCCTCGTGGCGGGTGCGGGGCTGTGCCACCGGGACGCGGTGGAAGTCACGGTGAAGGAGGGCCCCGGGCGCGTGCGCGAGCTGGTGGACCTGGGCGCGGACTTCAACCGGCACGTCTCCGGCGAGTTCGACCTGACGCGGGAGGGAGGCCACTCCGCCCGGCGCATCATCCACTCGGGGGACATCACCGGCCGCGAGGTGCAGCGCGCGCTGCTGGCCGCGTGCGACGCGTCGCCCAACATCACCTTCTTCCCGCACACCGCCGCCATCGACCTCATCCTGGACCGGCGGATGCCCAACCCCGCCTCCAGCCGGTGCCTGGGCGTGTACGCGCTGCTGGACACCGGCGACATCGAGCGCTTCCTGGCGAAGGTGACGGTGCTGGCCACCGGCGGCGCGGGCAAGGTGTACCTGTACACGTCCAACCCGGACGTGGCCACGGGCGACGGCGTGGCCATGGCGTACCGCGCGGGCGCCAAGGTGGCGAACATGGAGTTCTACCAGTTCCACCCCACCTGCCTGTACCACCCGGAGGCCAAGAGCTTCCTCATCAGCGAGGCGCTGCGTGGCGAGGGCGGCAAGCTGCGGCTCAAGGGCGGCGCCACCTTCATGGAGCGCTACCACCCGCTGGGTGCGCTGGCCCCGCGTGACGTGGTGGCGCGCGCCATCGACGCGGAGCTCAAGCGCACCGGCGACGAGTGCGTCTACCTGGATATGACGCACCTGGGGCGCGCCTTCCTCACCGAGCGCTTCCCCAACATCTACGCCACCTGCAAGGCCTTCAACATCGACATGGCCGTGCAGCCCATCCCCGTGGTGCCCGCGGCCCACTACATGTGCGGCGGCGTGGTGACGGACCTGGACGGGCGCACCAGCGTGCCGGGCCTGTACGCCATCGGCGAGGTGGCCTGCACCGGCCTGCATGGCGCCAACCGGCTGGCGTCCAACTCGCTACTGGAGGGGCTCGTCTTCGGCCACCGTGCGGTGAAGGCGGCCACCGACGAGCTGCCCGGCCAGTCCGCCCGGCGCGAGGACCCGCCCGCGTGGGACGCGGGCCACGCGGTGGAGTCGGACGAGAGCGTCGTCGTCACCCACAACTGGGACGAGATTCGCCGGCTGATGTGGAACTACGTCGGCATCGTCCGCACGGACAAGCGGCTGATGCGCGCGCGGCGCCGGCTGGAGCTCCTGCGCGAGGAGATTCGCGACTACTACTGGCGCTTCAAGGTGACCCGCGACGTCATCGAGCTGCGCAACATCGCCGAGGTGGCCTACCTCATCGTCGACTGCGCGAGCCGCCGCAAGGAGAGCCGCGGCCTGCACTTCACCCTGGACTACCCGCACGGGGACGACCACCACTGGCTGCGGGACACCGTCCTCTCGAGGGAGCTGTAG